One Niallia circulans DNA segment encodes these proteins:
- a CDS encoding CBO0543 family protein: MSKRNELNFLRLLLFASIGLFINMIRKPPLKEWLIIFLIKSYIASILDNIAVKKGYIKYPVRIFRMFDISVLFSYLIFPVTCVYYNQATKDSKLPGVLIKCLLFSIPSAVAEHFIEKNTKLVEYKKGWNSFCSFTSIAFSFLLVRLFMAIVRKVEKAQANN; the protein is encoded by the coding sequence ATGTCTAAGCGGAATGAATTGAACTTCTTACGATTATTATTATTTGCAAGCATTGGTTTATTTATAAACATGATAAGAAAGCCGCCGCTAAAGGAATGGTTAATTATCTTTTTGATCAAAAGCTATATTGCCTCCATATTAGATAATATTGCCGTAAAAAAAGGCTATATAAAATACCCTGTAAGAATATTTAGGATGTTTGATATTAGTGTACTTTTCAGCTACCTTATTTTCCCTGTCACATGTGTTTATTACAACCAAGCGACAAAGGATTCCAAATTGCCAGGAGTGTTAATAAAGTGCCTCCTTTTCAGTATTCCATCAGCAGTCGCGGAGCATTTTATTGAAAAAAACACGAAGCTTGTTGAATATAAAAAAGGCTGGAACTCTTTTTGTAGCTTTACTTCTATTGCTTTCTCCTTCTTGCTTGTAAGGTTATTTATGGCCATTGTTCGCAAAGTGGAAAAAGCCCAAGCAAACAACTAG
- a CDS encoding CynX/NimT family MFS transporter — MDLSKSSEYNKSKTISIYLLIAGIVLVAFNLRPAITSLGPLVGFIQEDVGLAHWSSGLLMSLPLITFSVMSPLVPKISGRLSNEKALLLGLIVLLTGICSRSIPYTFFLFAGTLLIGIGIAIGNVLLPAIVKDKFPTKFGLMTSVYSTSMGIFASLASGLSVPLAEGNGLGWQGAQMVWGIPAVAAIIVWFYLQKYNRNDSAEVTNTNLVTPTKVWSSPIAWQIAIFMGFQSFLFYVTISWLPEILHSYGMSIETAGWMLSFMQLVGLPASFFIPFVASRLKSQSWISLGLGICAILGYCGLLLSADHYPILIISIILIGLALGGIFPLALSLIGFRSQSAKQAAELSGMAQSTGYILAAVGPLFIGSLFDWTHVWSIPLITLIFVAAIVTIFGMMAGRDRHI, encoded by the coding sequence ATGGACTTATCAAAATCATCTGAGTATAACAAATCTAAAACTATATCTATTTATTTACTTATTGCAGGGATTGTCCTTGTCGCTTTCAACCTTCGCCCGGCAATTACTTCTTTAGGACCTCTTGTCGGCTTTATTCAGGAAGACGTTGGACTTGCCCATTGGAGTTCAGGGTTACTGATGAGCTTGCCCTTAATCACATTTTCCGTCATGTCACCTCTTGTACCGAAAATATCGGGCCGATTATCAAATGAAAAGGCCCTTCTTCTCGGTCTTATTGTATTATTAACAGGCATTTGTTCAAGATCCATTCCATACACCTTTTTCCTTTTCGCTGGGACACTACTTATCGGAATTGGTATAGCTATCGGCAATGTCCTTCTGCCAGCAATTGTTAAGGATAAATTCCCAACAAAATTTGGTCTAATGACAAGTGTATATTCTACTTCTATGGGTATTTTCGCTTCCTTAGCTTCAGGTCTTAGTGTTCCGCTAGCTGAAGGAAACGGTCTAGGCTGGCAAGGTGCTCAAATGGTGTGGGGCATTCCCGCTGTAGCCGCGATTATTGTCTGGTTTTATTTACAGAAATACAATCGGAATGATAGCGCTGAAGTTACAAATACAAATCTAGTTACACCGACAAAAGTTTGGTCTTCTCCAATTGCTTGGCAAATTGCTATTTTTATGGGCTTTCAATCGTTTTTATTTTATGTGACGATTTCATGGCTGCCGGAAATTTTGCATAGCTATGGAATGAGTATCGAGACTGCAGGATGGATGCTATCCTTTATGCAATTAGTGGGTTTACCTGCCAGCTTTTTCATCCCATTTGTGGCAAGCCGTCTCAAGTCCCAATCTTGGATTTCCTTAGGTTTAGGCATTTGCGCGATTTTAGGCTATTGCGGGTTATTGTTAAGTGCTGACCACTACCCGATTTTAATAATCAGCATCATTTTAATTGGTTTAGCTCTTGGCGGAATATTCCCATTAGCACTAAGCTTAATTGGTTTCCGTTCACAAAGTGCGAAACAAGCAGCAGAGCTTTCCGGAATGGCACAATCAACAGGTTATATTCTTGCTGCAGTAGGACCTTTGTTCATCGGTTCCCTGTTTGATTGGACACATGTATGGTCAATCCCTCTTATCACCCTTATTTTTGTCGCAGCGATTGTTACAATATTTGGAATGATGGCAGGACGAGATAGACATATTTAA